One Xiphophorus maculatus strain JP 163 A chromosome 9, X_maculatus-5.0-male, whole genome shotgun sequence DNA segment encodes these proteins:
- the tm2d1 gene encoding TM2 domain-containing protein 1 isoform X1: MRAPMAPRPQDPEGNTPSRDGWLIMAVPFGRLLLLTLLLFCCGSGSGLKATEAEEAEDCRHLRLGQYLCRDPKIDESTQEPENCRHGVAFVDCLPAPNVTCRLSNGTEVRFSGDEVGFNRTVACRNVTGYSYKVAVALSLFLGWLGADRFYLGYPALGLLKFCTVGFCGIGTLIDFILIAMQMVGPADGSSYIVDFYGARLTRLSITNETFRKPHLAL; this comes from the exons ATGAG AGCTCCGATGGCCCCCCGTCCTCAGGACCCTGAAGGCAACACGCCGTCACGTGATGGTTGGCTCATCATGGCGGTTCCCTTCGGACGGTTGCTACTCTTGACGCTCCTGCTGTTCTGctgcggttctggttctggtctcaaAGCGACTGAGGCTGAAGAGGCGGAGGACTGCCGACACCTGAGGCTGGGACA GTATCTGTGCAGAGACCCGAAGATCGATGAATCCACGCAGGAACCGGAGAACTGCCGGCATGGCGTGGCGTTCG TGGACTGTCTGCCCGCTCCAAACGTCACCTGCCGGCTGTCCAACGGAACCGAGGTCCGGTTCAGTGGAGACGAGGTCGGCTTCAACAGAACAGTCGCCTGCAGGAACGT GACCGGATATTCCTACAAGGTTGCCGTGGCGCTGTCTCTGTTCCTGGGCTGGCTGGGAGCGGACCGGTTCTACCTGGGATACCCGGCCCtcg GTCTGCTGAAGTTCTGCACCGTGGGATTCTGTGGGATCGGGACTCTGATCGACTTCATCCTGATCGCCATGCAG ATGGTGGGCCCGGCGGATGGGTCCAGTTACATCGTGGATTTCTACGGCGCCCGGCTGACCCGGCTCTCCATCACCAACGAGACGTTCAGGAAGCCTCACCTGGCGCTCTGA
- the tm2d1 gene encoding TM2 domain-containing protein 1 isoform X2 — translation MAPRPQDPEGNTPSRDGWLIMAVPFGRLLLLTLLLFCCGSGSGLKATEAEEAEDCRHLRLGQYLCRDPKIDESTQEPENCRHGVAFVDCLPAPNVTCRLSNGTEVRFSGDEVGFNRTVACRNVTGYSYKVAVALSLFLGWLGADRFYLGYPALGLLKFCTVGFCGIGTLIDFILIAMQMVGPADGSSYIVDFYGARLTRLSITNETFRKPHLAL, via the exons ATGGCCCCCCGTCCTCAGGACCCTGAAGGCAACACGCCGTCACGTGATGGTTGGCTCATCATGGCGGTTCCCTTCGGACGGTTGCTACTCTTGACGCTCCTGCTGTTCTGctgcggttctggttctggtctcaaAGCGACTGAGGCTGAAGAGGCGGAGGACTGCCGACACCTGAGGCTGGGACA GTATCTGTGCAGAGACCCGAAGATCGATGAATCCACGCAGGAACCGGAGAACTGCCGGCATGGCGTGGCGTTCG TGGACTGTCTGCCCGCTCCAAACGTCACCTGCCGGCTGTCCAACGGAACCGAGGTCCGGTTCAGTGGAGACGAGGTCGGCTTCAACAGAACAGTCGCCTGCAGGAACGT GACCGGATATTCCTACAAGGTTGCCGTGGCGCTGTCTCTGTTCCTGGGCTGGCTGGGAGCGGACCGGTTCTACCTGGGATACCCGGCCCtcg GTCTGCTGAAGTTCTGCACCGTGGGATTCTGTGGGATCGGGACTCTGATCGACTTCATCCTGATCGCCATGCAG ATGGTGGGCCCGGCGGATGGGTCCAGTTACATCGTGGATTTCTACGGCGCCCGGCTGACCCGGCTCTCCATCACCAACGAGACGTTCAGGAAGCCTCACCTGGCGCTCTGA